The following coding sequences are from one Lolium rigidum isolate FL_2022 chromosome 6, APGP_CSIRO_Lrig_0.1, whole genome shotgun sequence window:
- the LOC124661224 gene encoding protein NRT1/ PTR FAMILY 2.11-like: protein MEAAKPQQQREDEQEQERKVGMEKTVKVLSSEEEADSPWSDADEPVQNHRGWKAMPYVIGNETFEKLGTIGTLSNMLVYLTTVYHVPSVSAATLLNIFSGTSNLATVAGAFVSDTYLGRYNTLAAATISSFVGLVILTLTAAFHSLHPPSCNPKAGEQCQGPSGGQLAVLLASFFFLVVGAGGIRPCNLAFGADQFNPRTADGRRGIASFFNWYYFTFTVAMMLSATVIIYLQSNVNWALGLAVPATLMGLSCAVFFMGTRFYVRVRPEGSPFTSFAHVLVASVRKRRLPLPDETSSHLFDPPHRSKLVSKLAYTDQFTCLDRAAVQGPEDELHADGKTAVDPWRLCTLQQVEEVKCLARIIPVWSSGIVYFVVLTQLGTYTVLQAAQTDRRLGRSGFEIPQGSFVVFNMLTLTLWIPVYDRLLVPALRRITGREGGITLLQRIGVGLALSVATMAVAAAVEHERRRRSAPMSCFWLVPQQVVAGFSEAFSGIGQTEFYYRQFPENMRSVAGALYFLGFALASYASGLMVMVVHRTTSWLAEDLDEGRVDLFYFITGAIAAVNLVYFVACARWYRFKKSDQDADGVELDDDSLRKKDSASAVSV from the coding sequence GGAACGAGACGTTCGAAAAGCTGGGGACGATCGGCACACTGTCGAACATGTTGGTATACCTGACGACGGTGTACCACGTACCGAGCGTGAGCGCCGCCACCCTCCTCAACATCTTCTCCGGCACCAGCAACCTCGCCACTGTCGCCGGCGCCTTCGTCAGCGACACCTACCTCGGCCGCTACAACACCCTCGCAGCCGCCACCATTTCCTCCTTCGTCGGCTTGGTCATCCTCACCCTCACCGCTGCCTTCCACTCCCTACACCCTCCAAGCTGCAACCCCAAAGCAGGGGAGCAATGCCAGGGGCCCTCGGGCGGCCAGCTGGCGGTGCTgctcgcatccttcttctttctcgTCGTTGGAGCCGGCGGCATCCGGCCGTGCAACCTGGCGTTCGGGGCTGACCAGTTCAACCCGCGCACCGCAGATGGCCGCCGCGGCATCGCCAGCTTCTTCAACTGGTACTATTTCACCTTCACCGTCGCCATGATGTTGTCCGCCACCGTCATCATCTACCTCCAGAGCAACGTCAACTGGGCGCTCGGCCTCGCCGTGCCCGCCACGCTCATGGGCCTATCCTGCGCCGTCTTCTTCATGGGAACCCGCTTCTATGTCCGCGTCCGCCCCGAGGGCAGCCCGTTCACCAGCTTCGCACATGTCCTCGTCGCCTCCGTTCGCAAGCGCCGCCTCCCGTTACCCGATGAAACGTCCTCGCACCTGTTCGACCCGCCGCACCGGAGCAAGCTCGTCTCGAAGCTGGCCTACACCGACCAGTTCACGTGCCTCGACAGGGCGGCCGTGCAGGGCCCTGAGGACGAGCTCCATGCCGACGGGAAGACGGCGGTGGACCCGTGGCGGCTGTGCACGCTGCAGCAGGTGGAGGAGGTGAAGTGCCTAGCGCGCATCATCCCAGTGTGGTCGTCAGGTATTGTCTACTTCGTGGTGCTCACCCAGCTCGGCACCTACACCGTGCTCCAGGCGGCGCAGACCGACCGCCGCCTCGGGCGCTCGGGCTTCGAGATCCCGCAGGGCTCCTTCGTCGTGTTCAACATGCTCACCCTCACGCTCTGGATCCCGGTGTACGACCGGCTGCTGGTGCCGGCACTGCGGCGTATCACCGGGCGCGAGGGTGGGATCACCCTTCTCCAGCGCATCGGCGTCGGGCTCGCGCTCTCCGTCGCCAcaatggcggtggctgcggcggtgGAGCACGAGCGGCGCCGGAGATCGGCGCCGATGTCGTGCTTCTGGCTGGTGCCACAGCAGGTGGTTGCGGGCTTCTCGGAGGCGTTCAGCGGCATCGGGCAGACCGAGTTCTACTACAGGCAGTTCCCTGAGAACATGCGGAGCGTCGCCGGGGCGCTCTATTTCCTGGGGTTTGCGCTGGCGAGCTACGCCAGTGGGCTCATGGTGATGGTGGTGCACCGGACTACGAGCTGGCTGGCCGAGGACCTGGACGAAGGCAGGGTTGACCTGTTCTACTTCATCACGGGCGCCATCGCGGCAGTAAACCTCGTCTACTTTGTTGCGTGTGCACGGTGGTACAGGTTCAAGAAATCGGACCAAGACGCCGACGGCGTCGAGCTCGACGATGACAGCCTCAGGAAGAAGGATTCTGCGAGTGCAGTATCGGTATAA
- the LOC124668229 gene encoding aminopeptidase P1: MTTSAAARDQHLDELRALMAAHSPPIHALLVPSEDAHQSEYVSERDKRRQFISGFTGSAGLALITAKEALLWTDGRYFLQATQQLSDRWKLMRMGEDPPVEVWIADNLLDGAVIGIDSWCISVDCAQRYEQAFSKKNQMLLELSSDLIDEVWKERPPNDALPVNVHPVEFTGRSVAEKIKELREKLQHEKATAIVITALDEVAWLYNVRGDDVHYSPVVHSYAIVTLHNAFFYVDKRKVTNEVENYMAGNGIDIREYHMVQPDVSLLSSGQLQGSVVNGNLHVEKDIKGQEHSKIWIDSNSCCLALYSKLRQDQVLMLQSPIALPKAVKNPMELDGLRKAHIRDGAAVVQYLAWLDNQMQEHYGASGYFSEANGSQKKEHLEKVKLTEVSVSDKLEGFRAEKEHFKSLSFPTISSVGPNAAIIHYSPEANTCAELDADKIYLCDSGAQYLDGTTDITRTVHFGKPSEHEKSCYTAVLKGHIALDAAVFPNGTTGHSLDILARTPLWKNGLDYRHGTGHGVGSYLNVHEGPHLISFRPSARNVPLQASMTVTDEPGYYEDGNFGIRLENVLIVKEADTKFNFGAKGFLSFEHITWAPYQTKLMNTALMTPAEVEWVNLYHSDCRKILASYLNDEEKEWLRKATEPITMSS, encoded by the exons ATGACGacttcggcggcggcgagggaccaGCACCTGGATGAGCTCCGCGCGCTCATGGCGGCGCACTCGCCGCCGATACACGCGCTCCTCGTCCCCTCCGAGGACGCGCATCAG AGCGAGTATGTTTCGGAGCGGGACAAGCGGCGGCAGTTCATCTCTGGATTCACTGGGAGCGCTG GGTTGGCTCTTATCACTGCAAAGGAGGCGTTATTGTGGACAGATGGACGGTACTTCTTGCAGGCCACACAACAACTCAGTGACCGCTGGAAACTTATGCGCATGGGAGAAGACCCACCAGTTGAAGTATGGATAGCTGAT AATCTATTGGATGGAGCGGTTATTGGAATTGATTCATGGTGCATCTCGGTTGACTGTGCTCAGAGATATGAACAGGCATTTTCAAAGAAGAATCAAATGTTGCTTGAACTTTCTTCTGACTTGATTGATGAAGTATGGAAAGAGCGTCCTCCCAATGATGCTCTACCAGTAAATGTCCACCCCGTAGAATTTACTGGGCGTAGTGTAGCGGAAAAGATAAAGGAGTTAAGAGAAAAATTACAACATGAAAAGGCTACTGCCATTGTAATTACTGCTCTTGACGAG gttGCTTGGTTGTACAACGTTCGAGGAGATGATGTGCATTATAGCCCGGTGGTTCATTCTTATGCAATTGTAACCTTGCACAATGCCTTCTTTTATGTGGATAAGAGAAAAGTAACAAACGAG GTTGAGAACTACATGGCTGGAAACGGTATTGATATTAGAGAGTACCATATGGTTCAACCAGACGTGAGCTTGCTTTCGTCTGGACAGCTACAAGGTTCTGTAGTTAATGGTAATTTGCACGTGGAGAAGGATATCAAGGGGCAGGAGCATTCAAAAATTTGGATTGATTCAAATTCTTGTTGCCTTGCACTCTACTCAAAACTCAGACAGGATCAAGTTTTGATGCTGCAATCACCTATTGCTCTACCAAAGGCTGTCAAG AATCCCATGGAGCTGGATGGTTTGAGGAAGGCACACATTCGTGATGGAGCGGCTGTTGTTCAATACCTGGCTTGGCTGGACAATCAG ATGCAAGAGCACTATGGGGCCTCTGGTTACTTCAGTGAGGCAAATGGATCACAGAAAAAGGAGCATTT GGAAAAAGTAAAACTTACCGAGGTTTCTGTCAGTGATAAACTAGAAGGCTTCCGTGCGGAGAAAGAG CATTTTAAAAGTTTGAGTTTTCCTACGATTTCGTCTGTGGGCCCAAATGCAGCAATAATTCACTATTCACCTGAGGCAAATACATGTGCTGAGCTTGATGCTGATAAAATATATCTATGTGACTCTGGGGCAcag TACCTGGATGGTACTACAGACATTACAAGAACTGTACATTTTGGTAAACCCTCAGAGCATGAGAAGTCATGCTACACAGCT GTTTTGAAAGGCCACATCGCGCTAGATGCTGCTGTGTTTCCTAATGGGACGACAG GGCATTCTCTTGACATTCTTGCTAGAACCCCACTGTGGAAAAATGGTCTTGACTACCGGCATGGCACAGGCCATGGAGTCGGATCTTATTTGAATGTTCATGAAG GCCCTCATCTAATTAGCTTCAGACCTTCTGCTCGAAATGTACCACTGCAAGCATCAATGACTGTAACCGACG AGCCTGGTTATTATGAAGATGGAAACTTTGGTATAAGGTTGGAGAATGTTCTTATTGTCAAAGAGGCCGATACAAAATTTAATTTTGGAGCGAAGGGTTTCTTGTCATTCGAACATATAACATGG GCTCCATACCAGACAAAACTGATGAACACTGCCTTGATGACCCCTGCGGAGGTGGAATGGGTAAACTTGTACCACTCTGACTGCCGGAAAATCTTGGCGTCTTATCTGAATGATGAAGAGAAGGAATGGCTGCGGAAGGCCACCGAACCCATTACTATGAGCAGTTAA
- the LOC124668230 gene encoding transcription initiation factor TFIID subunit 8-like, with the protein MGTPARDPSDADAPLHGPQPAASTILTAQILHTSGFSAAKSAALHALSDITCRYITSLGRTAVAIAEARGRTEPNLLDLILSLEDHALVGFLGASDPTRPVLRSGVLLELVGFAHLVREVQFMKLRPRMGGWDSHRKGWESFAAAGKEPPLKHVPRWLPCFPEEQEAKLEAKNEDETKARWEVCRVVEVEAEQMSKVNGHCMEGRGAVPEKRDKVQFLMYGKKRRWESKSAVVD; encoded by the coding sequence ATGGGAACTCCAGCAAGGGATCCTAGTGACGCAGATGCGCCCCTGCATGGCCCCCAACCTGCAGCTTCCACCATCCTCACTGCGCAGATCCTCCACACATCTGGCTTCTCAGCTGCCAAATCTGCTGCCCTCCATGCCCTCTCCGACATCACCTGCCGCTACATCACCTCCTTGGGCCGCACTGCCGTGGCCATTGCCGAGGCCCGTGGCCGCACAGAACCCAACCTGCTCGATCTCATCCTCTCGCTTGAGGACCATGCACTTGTTGGTTTCCTGGGTGCATCTGACCCTACTCGCCCAGTCCTCCGCTCCGGCGTGCTTTTGGAGCTCGTCGGATTTGCACACTTGGTAAGAGAGGTGCAGTTTATGAAGCTGCGGCCGAGGATGGGAGGATGGGATTCTCACCGAAAAGGGTGGGAGAGCTTTGCAGCAGCAGGGAAGGAGCCACCACTGAAACATGTGCCTCGGTGGCTGCCGTGCTTCCCCGAGGAACAGGAGGCGAAGTTGGAGGCCAAGAATGAAGACGAGACTAAGGCGAGGTGGGAAGTATGTAGGGTAGTTGAAGTGGAGGCTGAGCAGATGTCGAAGGTGAATGGTCATTGCATGGAGGGCAGGGGAGCGGTGCCAGAGAAGAGGGATAAGGTGCAGTTTCTCATGTATGGGAAGAAGCGGAGGTGGGAGTCGAAAAGTGCGGTGGTGGATTAG
- the LOC124665098 gene encoding probable xyloglucan endotransglucosylase/hydrolase — protein sequence MKAATAGFLLAAAVAVAVLLHGAAAAPPRKPVDVPFEKNYVPTWAEDHIQYLNGGREVQLSLDKSTGTGFQTKGSYLFGHFSMHIKLVGGDSAGTVTAFYLSSQNSEHDEIDFEFLGNRTGQPYILQTNVFSGGKGDREQRIYLWFDPTKEYHSYSVLWNLYMIAFFVDDTPIRVFKNSKDLGVRYPFDQPMKLYSSLWNADDWATRGGREKTDWSKAPFVASYRGFHVDGCEASAEAKFCATQGARWWDQAEFRDLDAQQYRRLAWVRKEHTIYNYCTDRDRYAAMSPECKRDRDV from the exons ATGAAGGCAGCAACCGCGGGGTTCCTCCTCGccgcggccgtggccgtggcggtgcTGCTGCACGGCgctgcggcggcgccgccacgcAAGCCGGTGGACGTGCCGTTCGAGAAGAACTACGTCCCGACGTGGGCGGAGGACCACATCCAGTACCTGAACGGCGGGCGGGAGGTGCAGCTGTCCCTTGACAAGTCCACCGGCACGGGCTTCCAGACCAAGGGCTCCTACCTCTTCGGCCACTTCAGCATGCACATCAAGCTCGTCGGCGGCGACTCCGCCGGCACAGTCACCGCATTCTAC CTGTCGTCTCAGAACTCCGAGCACGACGAGATCGACTTCGAGTTCTTGGGGAACAGGACGGGGCAGCCCTACATCCTGCAGACCAACGTCTTCTCCGGCGGCAAGGGCGACCGGGAGCAGAGGATCTACCTCTGGTTCGACCCAACCAAGGAATACCACTCCTACTCCGTCCTCTGGAACCTCTACATGATCGC GTTCTTCGTGGACGACACCCCGATCCGCGTGTTCAAGAACAGCAAGGACCTCGGGGTGCGGTACCCGTTCGACCAGCCGATGAAGCTCTACTCCAGCCTGTGGAACGCCGACGACTGGGCCACCCGCGGCGGGCGGGAGAAGACTGACTGGTCCAAGGCGCCCTTCGTCGCCTCCTACCGCGGCTTCCACGTCGACGGCTGCGAGGCCTCCGCCGAGGCCAAGTTCTGCGCCACCCAGGGCGCGCGCTGGTGGGACCAGGCCGAGTTCCGCGACCTCGACGCACAGCAGTACCGCCGCCTCGCATGGGTCAGGAAGGAGCACACCATCTACAACTACTGCACCGACCGCGACCGATACGCCGCCATGTCGCCGGAGTGCAAGCGAGACAGAGACGTCTGA